The segment GAGCCCAACTGATAAAAAACAAGAATGTGAAAttcaacaaaagaaaaaaaaagtcatACGCATGCACTTCACTGGGGAAAACACTAAACTATACAAGTGTCAAATATGTtaactgaatagaaagtgaaatcAAGAATAATGGCATTTATATTATTGCATGGTAAACACTGTTTTGTAGCACAGATTTTGGAAAGTTTGCCTACTCTACTATAAAGTTGGAACAACTGAAGAGCTAAATCCAACAAGTCAGCAGGAGAGCAATTGATCCATTTACATAGGTCAAGGGCACTTGTCCTAGAAACAACATGGCCCTGACATCAAATTGATCATACCTAACAATTCATGTAAAACAAGGTATCGCTCGAAGATGGTAAATGCttgatgcaaaaaaaaaaaaaaaatcatgtaaaCTTTTAAAACGAAGTGGTAGGCATCGGCAAGAGCATCCAAATCATCCATCAAGATATCACAATGAGAAAACATAGAGTAAGATGAGATTACCAGGACATTAGAATCCAATTGTGCTGTGATGGAGGGTGTTGTTGTGAAGGCAACTCTAGAAGACTGCTTCTCTCCAGGCTCATCCTTTGCAGTAGTTGTAACTGCCTTCCCTTGTTCAGCTAGTGTAGTCGAGACTCCCTGGGTTGCAGGCAAATGAGATCTGTGCTGGTCAGCACCTTGATCAGCAGATTCCTGTTTCACATATGTCGCTGATGAAAAAGGGCCAGGATTCAGCTCCTTACTCGGAGAGGCTTGCCAAGGAACTGAACCACTAGAAAAGTGAGAAAGTGATGTGCCCTGCAATCTATTTGGGTCATTACTAGAGTTTTGCCTCTCAAGCTTAGGCCCACTCATCATGTTCATTGCCTGGGTTGATCCTCCTACAGTAGGATTTGATCCCATGCTTTGATGTGCAGTTGGCCTCATTTGTGAATCATGAGGTTGAGGCTTTAAAGAGGAACCCGAAGTATTAACATTTGGCCCAGAATATGTATGATAATTATTACTCCCATACATGGCGAATGAAGTTTGTGGGAAATTCAAATGTTGTTGCTGTTGCTTGTTAATTCCTTGTGCCGGAATTGAAGGACGACCTCTTTCTTGATTCACAGTGGTTGAACCAGTGGAAGAAATTTGACTACCTAGCATTCCAAAGCGAGAATCTGATTGGCGATCCATGTcttgagatttttgagccttgtTTTCACCAGATAAATAACTTGAATTAGTCTGCATGGGGACTGGTGTAGAGGGGGCATGAGATGAATTGGCAGGAGAATTAGGACCCTTTTGGTGCAGCTGAGCTAATGAATGTGGGCCAGCGAACTGTGTGGCACTGCCAACAGAGGGCATCCGAGGAGTATTCTGCCGTAATCCTGCTGGGGACTGTAATGGGAATTGATTGGAACTCATCTGAAAGTATCAATATGAGCTTTAGCTCGTTTCCAAAATTAACATGCAATCAACTAAAGCATCAGTTTTCACTTTAATAACATGGGACATTTGTGTTCACCTGAACTTGTAACTTGTTAACCGCCAACCTCAGCATCTGATCTCCTACAATATCTCTCATGTGCCTAACAAATCCGTCTTTTGCAATTTCATTTTTCTATCAGATAAATCCAATAGAAAAATCAGAAATAAGGGCAAAAAATTTTCCATTCCTTCTATTTCATCCATTACTAAATAAACAGGAGAATCGTAGCATATTGGTTTATATTAAAAATCGACCTTTAGTTTACCATACAGAGTATGAAGCTGCATGGCTCTATCTTTATCAAGTTGGGGCAGTAAAGCAGGCAACAACACGGCAAATGGAACTTGTTTTCCTCGATTCATAGGACTATTTGGCTGCTCTGCTCCGCTGGCCTGCTGATTACTCAGCTTCTGTAATTTCGCATATTGTGATTCACTGTCTTGATTATTGGTTCTCTCAGGTTCACGCGAGATGGGACTTTTTTCAGTAGTCTGGCTCTGAATCCCAGTAGTTTGAGGAACTGGGGCAGGAATTTGTTCGGTCACTCCTTGTGGATGGTCCTCTTGGGGTTGTTTTTGTTGTGGTGGTAGACGACTATGTTCTTTTGGAACATCATTTGGCTGTTGCACTTGTTGCTGACTTCCAGTGACAACAGCTCCGTGTTGCTTTTGCTCTGATTCAGACAAAGTTTGCTGCTGTTGCTGTGCACTTTGAAGGACTTGTTGATTTTGAAAGTTGGAGTTTCCATCTTGCCCCGAGGCCGGCCATTGCGCAACCGATTGACTGGAAGCTGGATTGCTTCCTTGAGACAAAACTGCTGTACTTTTTAAAACGTAGACACGGATGAAATTCCGAGGAGAACCAATTCATAACCAACAATTAACACAAAAGTAAGCTAATTATACTctcaattaagaaattttaacccTTAATAAACAAAAATTACTAAATTCCACTCTAAAGGTACTATTTATAAAACCAAATCTAGTCTCTTAGTCTGGAAAATTAGAAGCCAAATAAAAACGAAAACCAAAAAAATAAGAAAAGGATGATACCGATATTTGAACCAGAATGCTGAGAATTCGACGCATCGCCTTCAATGTCTCGATTCAACGCGGCCTGGAAAGCCTCAACGTCAGCTCCAGAATGCATAGACTCGTCCTATTAACAGTTTTTTAAGACAGAAATTGGAAAATCAGATTAAATAACCTTCACTTATTACGAATTCTAGAAAAATAGCggagagtaaaaaaaaaaattccagaacAAAGAAAAACCTCTTCTTCTTCAAGGAGCTTCACTATGGAAGGGTCCATCACAAGTTATACCTGCAACCGGCTGCCGTTCTGCCTCGCCGGCTGCTCAGCGGGAATCGTTCAGCTTACAGGATTATAATTAAGTAcagtatttcaaaaaaaaaaaaggatactgagaagaaaaaaatatttgAGAACTTCACAAAAGGTGAAAGAGTAGTTGTATACAGTGAATCGAGAAACCAAGGAAAGCGTCTACCGACGTTGTTCCTTAGCTTATATAGACTATAGGAGGCCTATACTAAAGCCCATGGCCAGGCCCAAATAAAAATTGATGTCTGTTCACTTTGACTTCGCcccaaaaataaacttaaaatttttcctaagttTGACCTAATTCAtctgtattaatttttatataattttaaatatatataatatatcaaaaatattaaaaatatgaaaataaatatttctcaataaactagaaataaattttaaaaaatatgtagacttaaataatactaaaacaaataCAACTTAACAAAcgaatacctctaaaataataaaaaataacaaatgcctttaaaataataacaaaattaacaataaaataagttttatacaatatccaaataataacaacaaaatagtaacaaataatagtaaaataatagcaaaatagagaaaataatatttaaaaatagcaaatttttttgtcctttagtgaattcaaACTAAGCCGGGCCTGGCCCGAGTCAAAATGTCTTACTCGAGGACCGGCCCGGCCTGTTTTTTAAACGGGTCTTCTTTTTTTTATCTAAGCCCATTTTTCGGActtatatttttacctaaaccctcTTACATTTCAAACGAGCCTTTGGGTCGGACCGAGTAGCCCGACCCATGATCAGGTCTAATTGTAGGTTTAAACCACAGTAGGAAGTCATTGGGGGtttaataaatgaaattcgaACTCAATTGATCCATATCCACTTCAGTAAGTCAAATTTAAGTATTCGaatgtttaaattatataattaggtATGTACTCAATTGGATTCTGATTTTggatcaatttattttttaatttttaatcttaTAATTAAAATcgtattgaaaaaaattaaaatatttgaaatccATAATTTCGATTTTGTTTGTCGATTTTTAGCGAATTTAAAGTTTGTTGTTAAAATTAATATTGTCTTGTTTTGGCCCCCAAaagtttaatattatatattttttatttttttcacaataATCATAATACATGCTCTAAATTCATTTAtacatttataaaattaaataattaattaaattaatatcataAACATTCACAAATGCCATTTAAAAAAATGAAGTTTCCAAAAGAAAGATCATTTTAA is part of the Gossypium arboreum isolate Shixiya-1 chromosome 5, ASM2569848v2, whole genome shotgun sequence genome and harbors:
- the LOC108453400 gene encoding transcription initiation factor TFIID subunit 4b-like — translated: MDPSIVKLLEEEEDESMHSGADVEAFQAALNRDIEGDASNSQHSGSNIAVLSQGSNPASSQSVAQWPASGQDGNSNFQNQQVLQSAQQQQQTLSESEQKQHGAVVTGSQQQVQQPNDVPKEHSRLPPQQKQPQEDHPQGVTEQIPAPVPQTTGIQSQTTEKSPISREPERTNNQDSESQYAKLQKLSNQQASGAEQPNSPMNRGKQVPFAVLLPALLPQLDKDRAMQLHTLYGKLKKNEIAKDGFVRHMRDIVGDQMLRLAVNKLQVQMSSNQFPLQSPAGLRQNTPRMPSVGSATQFAGPHSLAQLHQKGPNSPANSSHAPSTPVPMQTNSSYLSGENKAQKSQDMDRQSDSRFGMLGSQISSTGSTTVNQERGRPSIPAQGINKQQQQHLNFPQTSFAMYGSNNYHTYSGPNVNTSGSSLKPQPHDSQMRPTAHQSMGSNPTVGGSTQAMNMMSGPKLERQNSSNDPNRLQGTSLSHFSSGSVPWQASPSKELNPGPFSSATYVKQESADQGADQHRSHLPATQGVSTTLAEQGKAVTTTAKDEPGEKQSSRVAFTTTPSITAQLDSNVLLGSRNPSVPAPTGMNARTPQKKPSIGQKKPLEALGSSPPPSSKKQKVSGAFSDQSIEQLNDVTAVSGVNLREEEEQLLSGPKDESRVSEASRRVVQEEEERLFLKKTPLQKKLAEIMAKSGLKNISNDVERCLSLSVEERMRGLICNLIRLSKQRVDIEKPRHRTVITSDVRQQIMMMNQNARGEWEKKQAEAEKLRKLNEPEAETAFDGDKEKDDSRVKAVKVNKEEDDKMRTTAANVAARAAVGGDDMLSKWQLMAEQARQKREGGTDAASGSQASKDANRRPLSASGKSTKDNQESEKRGPLNPHGSGTSKKFGRNQGTTLTAHARVARTISIKDVIAVLEREPQMSKSTLIYGLYEKTCSESKAE